The genomic stretch GCCCGGAGCGCCCTCGCCAGGCCCTCGAGCCCCGAGGAGTACGCCTCCTTCGAGTTCTCCCGCCACCAGGGGGCGACGGCCTCCTTCTGCCGGTTCCACTCCCGGCGGAGGGCCGGAAGCGTCCACGGCACCTCCACGTCCTCGCCCCGGCGGCGGGCCTCCAGGCGCTCCTTCACGAGAGCAAGGCCCCAGTTGAAGACAAAGCGCCGCGCGCCGGCGTGCGACGCCAGCGCCCGGGCCGCGCGAGGAGAAGGATCCAGCGCGAAGCGGTACGCCTGGAGCACCCTCATGACTCGCAGGCCGCAGCCACGGCCTTCTCCGCCCGGTGGCGGGCCGAGCGGCGGCCGTAGAGCCGGGCACAGAAACTAGTCAGCACGTCGATCATGTCCTGCATGAGGTCGTCTTTCCTCTCGTCCGGCTCCATCACGATCAGCCGCCGCCCCGACGCGGCCAGCGCGGCCTCGATGGCCTCCGACCCGAACCTGGCGAGCCTGTCCCGGTGCTCCACCACGATGGCCCCGTACTCGGGCGAGCGCAGTACGCCCAGAAGCCCCTTCCGGTGCCCGTCCAGCCCGCTTCCCACTTCGGCGACCACCTTCGCCACCCGGATCCCCTGCTCGGCGGCGAAGGCGGCCAGCCGCGCCACCTGGCGGTCCAGGTCCGCCTTCTGGTCGGCGGACGAGACGCGGGCGTAGAGCACCGCGCCCCTCTCCTCCCGGTTCGGCATGTCGACCAGAATCGTGCCGGTCGGAAGCTGCCGGGCCGGAACCGG from Bacillota bacterium encodes the following:
- a CDS encoding IS607 family transposase, with translation MKLSEWARRNGVSYKTAWLWFKKGVLPVPARQLPTGTILVDMPNREERGAVLYARVSSADQKADLDRQVARLAAFAAEQGIRVAKVVAEVGSGLDGHRKGLLGVLRSPEYGAIVVEHRDRLARFGSEAIEAALAASGRRLIVMEPDERKDDLMQDMIDVLTSFCARLYGRRSARHRAEKAVAAACES